The Azospirillum baldaniorum genome contains a region encoding:
- the lpxC gene encoding UDP-3-O-acyl-N-acetylglucosamine deacetylase produces MLQRTLAKPVRCSGVGLHTGATVTLTISPAEPNSGIVFRRTDLSGPAAVIPARWDHVVDTKLCTVIGNAHGTTIGTIEHLMSALAGCGVDNAVVALDNIEVPIMDGSAAPFVEAIERVGTVSQNAPRRAIRILKPVTVTEGNKSATFTPDHTTGFSFEIDFASKAIAQQSHEMELDAETFRDEISAARTFGFLHEVEGLRKMGLARGGSLDNAVVISGDEVMNEGGLRFDDEFVRHKILDAVGDLYLAGAMFVGHFHGVRSGHALNNQLLRALFADANAWCYETPPSTALPGAVWHATERLAVA; encoded by the coding sequence ATGCTGCAGCGTACCCTGGCGAAGCCGGTGCGTTGCTCGGGCGTCGGGCTGCATACGGGCGCGACGGTCACCCTGACGATTTCCCCGGCCGAGCCGAACAGCGGCATCGTCTTCCGGCGCACCGATCTCAGCGGCCCCGCCGCGGTGATCCCGGCACGCTGGGACCATGTGGTCGACACCAAGCTGTGCACGGTCATCGGCAACGCCCACGGCACCACCATCGGCACCATCGAGCATCTGATGTCGGCGCTGGCCGGCTGCGGCGTGGACAACGCCGTGGTCGCGCTGGACAACATTGAGGTGCCGATCATGGACGGCAGCGCCGCCCCCTTCGTGGAGGCCATCGAGCGCGTCGGCACCGTGTCGCAGAACGCGCCGCGCCGCGCCATCCGCATCCTGAAGCCGGTCACCGTGACCGAGGGCAACAAGAGCGCCACCTTCACGCCGGACCACACGACGGGCTTCAGCTTCGAAATCGACTTCGCCAGCAAGGCCATCGCCCAGCAGAGCCACGAGATGGAGCTGGACGCCGAGACCTTCCGCGACGAGATCAGCGCCGCCCGCACCTTCGGCTTCCTGCACGAGGTCGAGGGCCTGCGCAAGATGGGCCTCGCCCGCGGCGGCTCGCTGGACAACGCGGTGGTCATCTCCGGCGACGAGGTGATGAACGAAGGCGGCCTGCGCTTCGACGACGAGTTCGTGCGCCACAAGATCCTGGACGCGGTGGGCGACCTCTATCTCGCCGGCGCAATGTTCGTCGGTCACTTCCACGGCGTCCGGTCCGGCCACGCCCTGAACAACCAGCTCCTGCGCGCTCTGTTCGCCGACGCCAACGCCTGGTGCTACGAGACCCCGCCGAGCACGGCGCTGCCGGGCGCCGTCTGGCACGCGACCGAGCGGCTGGCCGTCGCCTGA
- a CDS encoding D-alanine--D-alanine ligase, which yields MTTPHKKHVAVLMGGWSAEREVSLVSGAGVAKALEEEGYRVTAVDVQRDLEGLLRALTDPRPDAVFNALHGRGGEDGTIQGVLEFLGIPYTHSGVRAAAVAMDKAMTKALLAPVGVRSPKGLVLTKGELTGGAHPMPAPYIVKPVDEGSTVGVTLVREGQNSPVGDAWTFGERALVEEFIPGRELTVGVMGGLDGECRPLTVTEIHFEAQVYDYTAKYSAGHAVHTVPAQIPEQVAEEAKRLAVLAHRTLGCRGVSRSDFRWDDRKSGTDGLFFLEINNQPGMTPLSLVPEQAAAVGLSYGALVAWMVENAACQLD from the coding sequence ATGACCACCCCCCACAAGAAGCATGTCGCCGTCCTGATGGGCGGCTGGTCGGCGGAGCGCGAGGTATCGCTGGTCAGCGGCGCCGGCGTCGCCAAGGCGCTGGAGGAGGAAGGCTACCGCGTCACCGCGGTGGACGTGCAGCGCGACCTGGAGGGGTTGCTGCGCGCGCTGACCGACCCGCGCCCCGACGCGGTGTTCAACGCCCTGCACGGGCGCGGCGGCGAGGACGGGACCATCCAGGGCGTGCTGGAATTCCTCGGCATCCCCTACACCCATTCCGGCGTGCGCGCCGCCGCGGTCGCCATGGACAAGGCGATGACCAAGGCGCTGCTCGCCCCGGTCGGCGTGCGCTCGCCCAAGGGCCTCGTCCTGACCAAGGGCGAGCTGACCGGCGGCGCCCACCCGATGCCCGCCCCCTACATCGTCAAGCCGGTGGACGAGGGTTCGACGGTCGGGGTCACGCTGGTGCGCGAGGGGCAGAACAGCCCGGTCGGCGATGCCTGGACCTTCGGCGAGCGCGCCCTGGTCGAGGAGTTCATCCCGGGCCGCGAGTTGACCGTGGGCGTCATGGGCGGGCTGGACGGCGAGTGCCGCCCCCTGACCGTGACGGAGATCCACTTCGAAGCACAGGTGTATGACTACACGGCTAAATACAGCGCGGGCCATGCCGTTCATACTGTGCCCGCGCAGATTCCCGAGCAAGTCGCGGAAGAAGCCAAGAGGTTGGCGGTCCTGGCCCACCGGACCCTCGGATGCCGCGGCGTTTCGCGCAGCGACTTCCGCTGGGATGATCGTAAAAGTGGGACCGACGGACTCTTTTTCCTGGAAATCAACAACCAGCCGGGCATGACGCCGCTGTCGCTGGTTCCCGAACAGGCCGCTGCCGTGGGGCTCTCCTACGGGGCTCTCGTTGCTTGGATGGTGGAGAACGCCGCATGTCAACTCGACTGA
- a CDS encoding bacteriohemerythrin, with protein sequence MDSIQWSRWMSVGIEELDEDHRVLVDIVNKLGADENRASPDVVEAILDELIHYTKDHFAREEAHMAQANYPTFAAHKALHDTLTRNVESYRERFHAQRDTITGDAVFEFCADWLGKHILKEDTRFGAYAAEQ encoded by the coding sequence ATGGACTCCATTCAATGGTCGCGCTGGATGAGCGTCGGCATCGAAGAACTCGATGAGGATCATCGTGTTCTCGTGGACATCGTCAACAAGCTGGGCGCGGACGAAAACCGCGCCTCTCCTGACGTCGTCGAAGCGATCCTCGACGAATTGATCCACTACACCAAGGATCATTTCGCACGCGAAGAAGCGCACATGGCGCAGGCCAATTACCCGACCTTCGCCGCGCACAAGGCCCTGCACGACACCCTGACGCGCAACGTGGAATCCTACCGCGAGCGCTTCCACGCCCAGCGCGACACCATCACGGGCGACGCGGTGTTCGAGTTCTGCGCCGACTGGCTGGGCAAGCACATCCTGAAGGAAGACACCCGCTTCGGCGCCTACGCCGCGGAGCAGTGA
- a CDS encoding cell division protein FtsQ/DivIB has protein sequence MSTRLSIDPQFRAGFGGSANRGRDDMPVPPRAMAKSAQKGNRRRAWPRWTRPAVKAAILLTPVLVVAGMAVSAWQRGTFAETTAALQESLIQTSASAGFAIADVLVEGRTETDPASILRVLGVQRGDPILAVTLSDAKEKLESLPWVASASIERHLPGILFVRLTERQPMAIWQHDRKFTVIDREGRPLADATELARRGNRRIETLPQVVGANAPMQVPKLLAALDNVPALREKVSAASWVGDRRWDLKLKNGVVVKLPEARMPSALRQLAEMDATGQVLDRDIVAIDLRQNDRAVLQTSATAVLPWTEEENKKKPGKKT, from the coding sequence ATGTCAACTCGACTGAGCATCGATCCGCAGTTCCGCGCCGGCTTCGGGGGCTCTGCGAACCGGGGCCGCGACGACATGCCGGTGCCGCCGCGCGCCATGGCGAAGTCGGCCCAGAAAGGCAACCGCCGCCGCGCCTGGCCGCGCTGGACCCGTCCCGCGGTCAAGGCGGCCATCCTGCTGACACCCGTCCTGGTCGTCGCCGGCATGGCTGTGTCGGCGTGGCAGCGCGGCACCTTCGCCGAGACCACGGCGGCGCTTCAGGAAAGCCTGATCCAGACCAGCGCGTCCGCCGGCTTCGCCATCGCCGACGTGCTGGTCGAGGGCCGGACCGAGACCGACCCGGCCTCCATCCTGCGCGTGCTCGGCGTGCAGCGCGGCGACCCGATTCTCGCCGTCACGCTGTCCGACGCCAAGGAGAAGCTGGAAAGCCTGCCCTGGGTGGCCTCGGCCTCCATCGAGCGCCACCTGCCCGGCATCCTGTTCGTCCGCCTGACCGAACGGCAGCCGATGGCGATCTGGCAGCACGACCGCAAGTTCACCGTCATCGACCGCGAGGGCCGCCCGCTGGCCGACGCGACCGAGCTGGCGCGGCGCGGCAACCGGCGGATCGAGACGCTGCCGCAGGTCGTCGGCGCCAACGCGCCGATGCAGGTGCCGAAGCTGCTCGCGGCCCTCGACAACGTGCCGGCTCTGCGCGAAAAGGTGAGCGCCGCCTCCTGGGTCGGCGACCGCCGCTGGGACCTCAAGCTGAAGAACGGTGTCGTGGTGAAACTGCCGGAAGCCCGCATGCCGTCCGCGCTGCGCCAGTTGGCGGAGATGGACGCGACGGGTCAGGTCCTGGACCGCGACATCGTGGCCATCGACCTGCGCCAGAACGACCGCGCCGTGCTGCAGACCTCCGCCACCGCCGTCCTGCCCTGGACGGAGGAGGAGAACAAGAAGAAGCCCGGCAAGAAGACGTGA
- the ftsA gene encoding cell division protein FtsA: MGFNGAKKPKRATRGGIIAALDVGSTKVCCLIARVEDAGAVRIVGIGHQIATGVRAGAIIDMEAAETSIGAAVHAAEQMANETIRDVIVNVSSPISHGFNAEVPVSGQEVTESDVRRALAHARSLQVGPDQALVHAIPVGFALDGSRGIRDPKGMYGERLGVQAHVITSPAGAVRNLQTCVARCHLDIEGLVASPYASGLACLVDDEMEMGSACIDMGGGTTTISVFSEGTLVWSDCIRLGGNHVTNDIARGLTTPVVHAERMKTLHGSAITSPADEREMIDVPQVGEEERLGANNLPKSYLVRIIQPRLEEIFEHVRSRLEHSGYAKLVGRRVVLTGGASQLPGMRELAQLILDKQVRIGRPTRITGLNEAQGGPSYATAAGLLLHAVRNPAELPVAGHEAGAGTGFFGRVGLWLRENL, encoded by the coding sequence ATGGGCTTCAACGGGGCGAAAAAGCCAAAACGAGCCACCCGCGGCGGGATCATCGCCGCGCTGGACGTCGGCTCGACCAAGGTGTGCTGCCTCATCGCCCGCGTCGAGGATGCGGGGGCCGTGCGCATCGTGGGAATCGGCCACCAGATCGCCACGGGCGTGCGCGCCGGCGCCATCATCGACATGGAAGCGGCGGAGACCTCCATCGGCGCCGCCGTCCACGCGGCCGAGCAGATGGCCAACGAGACGATCCGCGACGTGATCGTCAACGTGTCCTCCCCGATCTCCCATGGCTTCAACGCCGAGGTCCCCGTCTCCGGCCAGGAGGTGACGGAGAGCGACGTCCGCCGCGCGCTGGCCCACGCCCGCAGCCTGCAGGTCGGCCCGGACCAAGCGCTGGTCCACGCGATCCCCGTCGGCTTCGCGCTCGACGGCAGCCGCGGCATCCGCGACCCCAAGGGGATGTACGGCGAGCGGCTGGGCGTCCAGGCCCACGTCATCACCTCGCCCGCCGGGGCGGTGCGCAACCTGCAGACCTGCGTGGCCCGCTGCCACCTCGACATCGAGGGTCTGGTCGCCAGCCCCTACGCGTCCGGCCTCGCCTGTCTGGTCGACGACGAGATGGAGATGGGCTCGGCCTGCATCGACATGGGCGGCGGCACCACGACGATCTCGGTCTTCTCCGAAGGCACTCTGGTCTGGTCGGACTGCATCCGGCTGGGCGGCAACCACGTCACCAACGACATCGCGCGCGGGCTGACCACGCCGGTCGTCCATGCGGAGCGCATGAAGACGCTGCACGGCAGCGCCATCACCAGCCCCGCCGACGAGCGCGAGATGATCGACGTCCCCCAGGTCGGCGAGGAGGAGCGCCTCGGCGCCAACAACCTGCCGAAATCCTATCTGGTGCGCATCATCCAGCCGCGGCTGGAGGAGATCTTCGAGCATGTCCGCTCGCGGCTGGAGCATTCCGGCTACGCGAAGCTGGTCGGCCGGCGCGTCGTCCTGACGGGCGGCGCCAGCCAGTTGCCGGGCATGCGCGAGCTGGCGCAGCTGATCCTGGACAAACAGGTCCGCATCGGGCGACCGACGCGGATCACCGGTCTGAACGAGGCGCAAGGCGGTCCGTCCTACGCGACCGCCGCGGGCCTTCTTCTCCACGCCGTGCGCAATCCGGCGGAACTTCCCGTGGCGGGCCATGAGGCTGGCGCCGGCACGGGGTTCTTCGGGCGTGTCGGCCTGTGGCTGCGGGAGAACCTTTGA
- the ligA gene encoding NAD-dependent DNA ligase LigA — MNDLFDTPAALRSIPVEELTVEQAQAELAALAQEIAHHDRLYHQQDKPEISDAAYDALVRRNNGIEARYPELRRADSPSLRVGAAPAAAFRKVRHALPMLSLGNAFEPEEAHEFVARVRRFLGLSDDAPLEFVAEPKIDGLSCSLRYENGRLVLAATRGDGTEGEDVTANVRTIKDVPQALEAPFPAVLEVRGEVYMNRDDFLAMNRAYAERGEDLFANPRNAAAGSLRQKDSKITASRPLCFFGYALGELSEPIADTQWGIRERLRGWGFSLNRPANLCDGAEALLTHYRKIGEERSALPFDIDGVVYKVNSLELQQRLGFVSRAPRWAIAHKFPAEQAQTRLKGITIQVGRTGALTPVAELEDITVGGVVVSRATLHNEDEIVRKDVRIGDLVTVQRAGDVIPQIVGVVEGQRPDDAVPYVFPDHCPVCGSLAVREPDEAVRRCTGGLICAAQAKERLRHFVSRNAFDIEGLGEKTIEEFWEDGLIRSPVDIFTLERRVEAGEIAILGRPGWKEKSVENLFAAINQRRERIDLHRFIFALGIRHIGEVTAKSLARHYGSIDGWLEGMERAVANMPGEAWRDLHALSGLGPVKADALLAWFADPENLPKLDFYAGPEALRLDSVIKLLGIKKVDSRAAQALAERYGTLAEWKAAMLAAVGAQPGPGWGELVAIPDVGEVAAEELAGFFQEERNRAIIDDLRAAGVRVADAERPKAASGSPVAGKTVVFTGTLETMTRTEAKTRAESLGAKVAGSVSAKTDYVICGADAGSKAAKARDLGVTILSEQEWAELIAG; from the coding sequence ATGAACGACCTGTTCGACACCCCCGCCGCGCTCCGCAGCATCCCCGTGGAGGAGCTGACGGTGGAGCAGGCGCAGGCGGAACTGGCCGCGCTGGCCCAGGAGATCGCCCACCATGACCGGCTCTACCACCAGCAGGACAAGCCGGAGATTTCCGACGCCGCCTACGATGCGCTGGTCCGCCGCAACAACGGGATCGAGGCGCGCTATCCGGAGCTGCGCCGGGCCGATTCGCCGTCGCTGCGCGTCGGCGCCGCCCCGGCGGCGGCTTTCCGCAAGGTGCGGCACGCGCTGCCCATGCTGTCGCTCGGCAACGCCTTCGAGCCGGAGGAGGCGCACGAGTTCGTCGCCCGCGTCCGCCGCTTCCTCGGCTTGTCCGACGACGCCCCGCTGGAGTTCGTGGCCGAGCCGAAGATCGACGGGCTGTCCTGCTCGCTGCGCTACGAAAACGGCCGGCTGGTCCTGGCCGCCACCCGCGGCGACGGGACGGAGGGCGAGGACGTGACCGCCAACGTCCGCACCATCAAGGACGTGCCGCAGGCCCTGGAGGCGCCGTTCCCCGCGGTGCTGGAGGTGCGCGGCGAGGTCTACATGAACCGCGACGACTTCCTGGCGATGAACCGCGCCTATGCGGAGAGGGGCGAGGATCTGTTCGCCAACCCGCGCAACGCCGCCGCCGGGTCGCTGCGCCAGAAGGACTCGAAGATCACCGCGTCGCGCCCGCTCTGCTTCTTCGGCTACGCGCTGGGCGAGCTGTCGGAGCCGATCGCCGACACCCAATGGGGCATCCGCGAGCGGTTGCGCGGCTGGGGCTTCTCGCTGAACCGCCCGGCCAACCTGTGCGACGGTGCCGAGGCGCTGCTGACCCATTACCGCAAGATCGGTGAGGAGCGCTCGGCGCTGCCCTTCGACATCGACGGGGTGGTCTACAAGGTCAACAGCCTGGAGCTTCAGCAGCGGCTGGGCTTCGTCAGCCGGGCGCCGCGCTGGGCCATCGCCCACAAATTCCCGGCCGAGCAGGCGCAGACCCGGCTGAAGGGCATCACCATCCAGGTCGGCCGCACCGGCGCCCTGACCCCGGTGGCGGAGTTGGAGGACATCACCGTCGGCGGCGTGGTGGTCAGCCGCGCCACCCTGCACAACGAGGACGAGATCGTCCGCAAGGACGTCCGCATCGGCGATCTGGTGACCGTCCAGCGGGCCGGCGACGTGATCCCGCAGATCGTCGGGGTGGTGGAGGGGCAGCGCCCCGACGACGCCGTGCCCTACGTCTTCCCCGACCATTGCCCGGTCTGCGGCAGCCTCGCCGTGCGCGAGCCGGACGAGGCGGTGCGCCGCTGCACCGGCGGCCTGATCTGCGCCGCCCAGGCCAAGGAGCGGCTGCGCCATTTCGTGTCGCGCAACGCCTTCGACATCGAAGGGCTGGGCGAGAAGACCATCGAGGAGTTCTGGGAGGACGGGCTGATCCGTTCCCCCGTGGACATCTTCACGCTGGAGCGCCGGGTGGAAGCGGGGGAGATCGCCATCCTCGGCCGTCCGGGCTGGAAGGAGAAGTCGGTCGAGAACCTGTTCGCCGCGATCAACCAGCGGCGTGAGCGCATCGACCTGCACCGCTTCATCTTCGCGCTGGGCATCCGCCACATCGGCGAGGTGACCGCAAAGTCCCTGGCCCGCCATTACGGCTCGATCGACGGCTGGCTGGAGGGGATGGAGCGTGCCGTCGCCAACATGCCGGGGGAGGCGTGGCGCGACCTGCACGCGCTGAGCGGGCTCGGCCCGGTGAAGGCCGACGCTCTGCTCGCCTGGTTCGCCGACCCGGAGAATCTGCCGAAGCTGGACTTCTACGCCGGTCCGGAGGCGCTGCGGCTGGACAGCGTCATCAAGCTGCTCGGCATCAAGAAGGTGGACAGCCGCGCCGCCCAAGCGCTGGCCGAACGCTACGGCACGCTGGCGGAGTGGAAGGCGGCGATGCTGGCCGCCGTTGGTGCGCAGCCCGGCCCCGGCTGGGGCGAGCTGGTCGCCATCCCCGACGTGGGCGAGGTCGCTGCCGAGGAGCTGGCCGGCTTCTTCCAGGAGGAGCGCAACCGCGCCATCATCGACGACCTGCGCGCCGCGGGCGTGCGGGTGGCCGACGCCGAGCGCCCGAAGGCGGCCAGCGGTTCCCCCGTCGCCGGCAAGACGGTGGTCTTCACCGGCACGCTGGAAACCATGACCCGCACCGAGGCGAAGACCCGCGCGGAGTCGCTGGGGGCCAAGGTCGCCGGCTCGGTCTCGGCCAAGACCGATTACGTCATCTGCGGGGCGGACGCGGGGAGCAAGGCCGCCAAGGCGCGCGACCTGGGCGTGACCATCCTCAGCGAGCAGGAGTGGGCCGAGCTGATCGCCGGCTGA
- the ftsZ gene encoding cell division protein FtsZ produces MINVTIPSIEPELKPRITVFGVGGAGGNAVNNMIKSNLEGVDFVVGNTDAQALKGSLCEKRVQLGTTMTRGLGAGSKPDVGRASAEEQLEEIIGHLEGANMVFITAGMGGGTGTGAAPVIARAARERGLLTVGVVTKPFHFEGAHRMRLAESGIAELQQYVDTLIIIPNQNLFRIANEKTTFADAFKMADDVLHSGVRGVTDLMVMPGLINLDFADIRSVMTEMGKAMMGTGEAGGERRAIEAAEAAISNPLLDDVSMKGARGVLINITGGYDMTLFEVDEAANRVRDEVDPDANIIFGSTFDSSLDGVMRVSVVATGIDAAAMSNPRTLHPVNLSLVSDRNGGNGGAKKPAGATGLTQAAPAPLAAPGQVAPAIPGAGLAPRPMGGVAQPQVQPPHPSEFQQHVPQQPAPQPVQQPMDPMVQHAPQHAPHPHMPMGHDAMQPVESAPTRNVATGPLHSERRDGHFIAPKAADPGPRQPMNAPPMSSQLAAAAQAEPPARKPNFLFGLVTGLAGRKAEPAPQPAPQPQHQPQHHHQPQHHQPQHQQPMMPQPPMAAPQQPMAQAPRPQAMGDGTTQKIDEEALDIPAFLRRQAN; encoded by the coding sequence ATGATCAACGTGACCATCCCCAGCATCGAACCCGAGCTGAAGCCCCGCATCACCGTCTTCGGTGTCGGCGGCGCCGGCGGCAACGCCGTGAACAACATGATCAAGTCCAACCTGGAAGGCGTGGACTTCGTCGTGGGCAACACCGACGCGCAGGCCCTGAAGGGCTCGCTCTGCGAGAAGCGCGTCCAGCTCGGCACCACCATGACCCGCGGCCTGGGCGCGGGCTCCAAGCCGGACGTCGGCCGCGCTTCCGCCGAGGAGCAGCTCGAGGAGATCATCGGTCACCTCGAAGGCGCCAACATGGTGTTCATCACCGCCGGCATGGGCGGCGGCACCGGCACGGGCGCTGCCCCGGTCATCGCCCGCGCGGCCCGCGAGCGCGGCCTGCTGACCGTCGGCGTGGTGACCAAGCCCTTCCATTTCGAGGGCGCGCACCGCATGCGGCTGGCCGAATCGGGCATCGCCGAGCTGCAGCAGTATGTCGACACGCTGATCATCATCCCGAACCAGAATCTGTTCCGCATCGCCAACGAGAAGACGACCTTCGCGGACGCCTTCAAGATGGCCGACGACGTTCTGCATTCCGGCGTGCGCGGCGTGACCGACCTGATGGTGATGCCCGGCCTCATCAACTTGGACTTCGCCGACATCCGCTCGGTGATGACCGAGATGGGCAAGGCGATGATGGGCACCGGCGAGGCCGGCGGCGAGCGCCGCGCCATCGAGGCCGCCGAGGCCGCCATCTCCAACCCGCTGCTCGACGACGTGTCGATGAAGGGTGCCCGCGGCGTCCTCATCAACATCACCGGCGGCTACGACATGACCCTGTTCGAGGTCGACGAGGCGGCGAACCGCGTCCGCGACGAGGTCGATCCGGACGCCAACATCATCTTCGGCTCGACCTTCGACAGCTCGCTGGACGGCGTGATGCGCGTGTCGGTGGTCGCCACCGGCATCGACGCCGCGGCCATGTCCAACCCGCGCACCCTGCATCCGGTCAACCTGTCGCTGGTTTCCGACCGCAACGGCGGCAACGGCGGCGCCAAGAAGCCCGCCGGCGCGACCGGCCTGACCCAGGCCGCCCCGGCGCCGCTCGCCGCCCCCGGTCAGGTCGCCCCGGCGATTCCCGGCGCCGGTCTGGCCCCGCGCCCGATGGGCGGAGTCGCGCAGCCCCAGGTTCAGCCGCCGCACCCGTCGGAGTTCCAGCAGCACGTTCCGCAGCAGCCGGCGCCTCAGCCGGTCCAGCAGCCCATGGATCCGATGGTCCAGCACGCTCCGCAGCATGCGCCCCACCCGCACATGCCGATGGGCCACGACGCCATGCAGCCGGTCGAATCCGCCCCCACCCGCAACGTCGCCACCGGCCCGCTGCACAGCGAGCGCCGCGACGGCCACTTCATCGCCCCGAAGGCCGCCGATCCCGGCCCGCGCCAGCCGATGAATGCCCCGCCGATGTCGAGCCAGCTCGCCGCCGCAGCCCAGGCGGAGCCGCCGGCCCGCAAGCCGAACTTCCTGTTCGGTCTGGTCACCGGCTTGGCCGGCCGCAAGGCCGAACCGGCACCCCAGCCGGCCCCGCAGCCGCAGCACCAGCCGCAGCATCACCATCAGCCCCAGCATCACCAGCCGCAACACCAGCAGCCGATGATGCCGCAGCCGCCGATGGCCGCCCCGCAGCAGCCGATGGCCCAGGCCCCGCGCCCGCAGGCGATGGGCGACGGCACCACCCAGAAGATCGACGAGGAAGCGCTGGACATCCCCGCCTTCCTGCGCCGTCAGGCCAACTGA
- the murB gene encoding UDP-N-acetylmuramate dehydrogenase, whose product MTATTASLIDRMPACRGRLTAAAPLANVTWFRVGGPAEVMFRPEDADDLAGFLAGLPDDVPVTVLGVASNLLIRDGGIPGVVIRLGRGFAGIAADGLTLEAGAAALDLNVAAVARDAGVAGLEFLSGIPGTIGGALRMNGGAYGHEIKDVLVSAQGVTRRGERVSYDNPGMGFTYRHAGVPEDVIFTGATLRGAAGDPAEIAQRMAEISGKRADTQPIRSRTGGSTFKNPPGHKAWELIDRAGCRGLTIGGAQVSEKHCNFLINQGTATAAELEALGEEVRRRVFETSGVTLEWEIKRVGVAREGASA is encoded by the coding sequence ATGACAGCCACCACCGCCTCCCTCATCGATCGGATGCCCGCCTGCCGCGGACGGCTGACCGCCGCGGCGCCGCTGGCCAACGTGACGTGGTTCCGCGTCGGCGGTCCGGCGGAGGTCATGTTCCGGCCGGAGGACGCCGACGATCTGGCCGGCTTCCTGGCCGGACTGCCGGACGACGTGCCGGTGACGGTGCTGGGCGTCGCCTCCAACCTGCTGATCCGCGACGGCGGCATTCCCGGCGTGGTCATCCGTCTGGGCCGCGGCTTCGCCGGCATCGCGGCGGACGGGCTGACGCTGGAGGCCGGCGCCGCGGCGCTCGACCTGAACGTTGCCGCCGTGGCGCGCGACGCCGGCGTCGCCGGGCTGGAGTTCCTGTCGGGCATCCCCGGCACCATCGGCGGCGCGCTGCGCATGAACGGCGGCGCCTACGGCCACGAGATCAAGGACGTGCTGGTGTCCGCCCAGGGCGTGACCCGCCGCGGCGAACGGGTGTCCTACGACAACCCCGGCATGGGTTTCACCTACCGCCACGCCGGGGTGCCGGAGGACGTCATCTTCACCGGCGCCACCCTGCGCGGCGCAGCCGGCGACCCGGCGGAGATCGCCCAACGCATGGCGGAGATTTCCGGCAAGCGCGCCGACACCCAGCCGATCCGCTCGCGCACCGGCGGCTCGACCTTCAAGAACCCGCCCGGCCACAAGGCGTGGGAGCTGATCGACCGGGCCGGCTGCCGCGGGCTGACCATCGGCGGCGCGCAGGTGTCGGAGAAGCACTGCAACTTCCTCATCAACCAGGGCACCGCCACCGCGGCGGAGCTGGAGGCGCTGGGCGAAGAGGTCCGGCGCCGGGTGTTCGAGACCTCCGGCGTCACGCTGGAGTGGGAAATCAAGCGGGTCGGCGTGGCCCGCGAAGGAGCGTCCGCATGA